In Citrobacter sp. RHB25-C09, the following proteins share a genomic window:
- a CDS encoding YhfG family protein, with product MKKLTDRQKSLLWEQQRNANFQASRLLEGVDSPLVTLSAEEALARLDELRRHYER from the coding sequence GTGAAAAAACTCACCGACAGGCAAAAATCCCTTCTCTGGGAACAGCAGCGAAACGCGAATTTTCAGGCCAGCCGCCTTCTTGAGGGGGTCGATAGCCCGCTAGTAACGTTGAGTGCCGAAGAGGCGCTGGCGCGTCTTGATGAACTCCGGAGGCACTATGAGCGATAA
- the trpS gene encoding tryptophan--tRNA ligase produces the protein MTKPIVFSGAQPSGELTIGNYMGALRQWVNMQDDYHCIYCIVDQHAITVRQDAQQLRKATLDTLALYLACGIDPEKSTIFVQSHVPEHAQLGWALNCYTYFGELSRMTQFKDKSARYAENINAGLFDYPVLMAADILLYQTNLVPVGEDQKQHLELSRDVAQRFNALYGDIFKVPEPFIPKSGARVMSLLEPTKKMSKSDDNRNNVIGLLEDPKSVVKKLKRAVTDSDEPPVVRYDVQNKAGVSNLLDILSAVTGQSIPELEQHFEGKMYGHLKGEVADAVSAMLTELQERYHRFRNDEAFLQQVMKDGAAKASARASETLKAVYEAIGFVAKP, from the coding sequence ATGACTAAACCCATCGTTTTTAGTGGCGCACAGCCGTCAGGTGAATTGACCATTGGCAACTATATGGGTGCGCTGCGTCAGTGGGTTAACATGCAGGATGATTACCATTGCATCTATTGCATCGTTGATCAGCATGCCATCACCGTTCGCCAGGATGCCCAGCAGTTGCGTAAAGCGACGCTGGATACCCTCGCGCTGTATCTGGCTTGCGGTATCGATCCTGAAAAAAGCACCATCTTTGTACAGTCGCATGTACCGGAGCACGCGCAGTTGGGCTGGGCGCTGAACTGCTACACCTATTTTGGCGAACTGAGCCGAATGACGCAGTTCAAAGATAAATCTGCGCGCTACGCTGAGAACATTAACGCGGGTCTTTTTGACTACCCGGTTCTGATGGCGGCGGACATTCTGCTGTATCAGACTAACCTGGTACCCGTGGGCGAAGACCAGAAACAGCATCTGGAACTGAGCCGCGATGTCGCTCAGCGTTTCAATGCGCTGTACGGTGACATTTTCAAAGTGCCAGAACCGTTCATTCCGAAATCCGGCGCACGCGTGATGTCGCTGCTGGAGCCGACCAAGAAGATGTCCAAGTCAGACGATAACCGTAATAACGTTATCGGCCTGCTGGAAGACCCGAAATCGGTGGTGAAGAAACTTAAGCGCGCGGTGACCGACTCGGACGAGCCGCCGGTGGTGCGTTACGATGTGCAGAACAAAGCGGGCGTTTCTAACCTGCTGGATATTCTCTCTGCCGTTACCGGCCAGAGTATCCCTGAGCTTGAACAGCACTTTGAAGGCAAAATGTATGGTCATCTGAAAGGCGAAGTAGCTGACGCTGTATCAGCCATGTTGACCGAATTGCAGGAACGTTATCATCGTTTCCGCAACGACGAAGCCTTCCTGCAGCAGGTGATGAAAGACGGTGCGGCGAAAGCCAGTGCGCGCGCATCTGAAACCCTGAAAGCAGTGTATGAGGCGATTGGCTTTGTCGCGAAGCCGTAA
- the nirC gene encoding nitrite transporter NirC: MFTDTINKCAANAARIARLSANNPLGFWVSSAMAGAYVGLGIILIFTLGNLLDPSVRPLVMGATFGIALTLVIIAGSELFTGHTMFLTLGVKAGTISHGQMWAILPQTWLGNLVGSVFVALMYSWGGGSLLPVDTSIVHSVALAKTSAPAMVLFFKGALCNWLVCLAIWMAIRTEGAAKFIAIWWCLLAFIASGYEHSIANMTLFALSWFGHHSEAYTLAGIGHNLLWVTLGNTLSGVVFMGLGYWYATPKAERPAPAKTQHSEAVANN, encoded by the coding sequence ATGTTTACAGACACTATTAATAAATGTGCGGCTAATGCTGCGCGCATCGCTCGCCTGTCAGCAAATAACCCGCTGGGTTTCTGGGTCAGTTCGGCCATGGCCGGCGCTTATGTCGGTCTCGGTATTATCCTGATATTCACCCTCGGCAACCTGCTTGACCCGTCCGTGCGTCCGCTGGTGATGGGCGCGACCTTTGGTATCGCCTTAACGCTGGTCATTATCGCTGGATCTGAGCTGTTTACCGGGCACACCATGTTCCTGACGCTCGGCGTGAAGGCTGGCACCATCAGCCACGGACAGATGTGGGCTATTCTGCCGCAAACCTGGCTGGGTAACCTGGTCGGCTCGGTTTTTGTGGCGCTGATGTACAGTTGGGGTGGCGGCAGCCTGCTGCCGGTCGATACCAGCATTGTCCACTCTGTCGCGCTGGCAAAAACCTCCGCGCCTGCGATGGTGCTGTTCTTTAAAGGCGCACTGTGCAACTGGCTGGTATGTCTGGCAATCTGGATGGCAATCCGTACCGAAGGCGCAGCTAAGTTCATCGCCATCTGGTGGTGTCTGCTGGCCTTTATCGCCTCCGGCTACGAACACTCTATCGCCAATATGACGCTGTTTGCCCTCTCCTGGTTTGGTCATCACAGCGAAGCCTATACCCTGGCGGGTATTGGTCATAACCTGCTGTGGGTTACGCTGGGGAATACTTTGTCCGGCGTCGTATTCATGGGATTAGGTTATTGGTATGCTACGCCAAAAGCGGAGCGTCCGGCTCCGGCAAAAACTCAGCATTCTGAGGCTGTAGCCAATAATTAA
- the pabA gene encoding aminodeoxychorismate synthase component 2, with translation MILLIDNYDSFTWNLYQYFCELGAEVVVKRNDELTLAQIDALNPAKIVISPGPCTPDEAGISLAVIRHYAGRVPILGVCLGHQAMAQAFGATIVRAARVMHGKTSPITHRGQGVFQGLANPLTVTRYHSLIIDPATLPDDLVVTAWSETQEIMGIRHKEWDLEGVQFHPESILSEQGHQLLANFLNR, from the coding sequence ATGATCCTGCTTATCGACAACTACGATTCATTTACCTGGAATCTCTACCAGTACTTTTGCGAACTGGGTGCGGAGGTCGTGGTTAAGCGTAATGACGAGCTGACGCTGGCGCAAATCGATGCGCTGAACCCAGCAAAAATCGTAATCTCTCCCGGCCCTTGCACGCCGGACGAGGCTGGTATTTCGCTGGCGGTGATTCGTCACTACGCCGGGCGAGTGCCCATTCTCGGTGTCTGTCTGGGGCATCAGGCGATGGCGCAGGCATTCGGGGCTACCATTGTTCGTGCCGCGCGTGTTATGCACGGAAAGACATCACCGATTACCCACCGCGGACAGGGCGTATTTCAGGGATTAGCCAATCCATTAACCGTCACCCGCTACCATTCGCTGATTATCGACCCCGCGACGCTTCCTGACGACTTAGTGGTCACCGCCTGGAGCGAAACGCAGGAAATTATGGGAATTCGCCACAAAGAGTGGGATCTGGAAGGCGTGCAATTCCATCCGGAAAGTATTCTCAGTGAGCAGGGACATCAACTGCTGGCAAATTTCCTCAATCGCTGA
- a CDS encoding YhfL family protein, translated as MNKFIKMALVGAALATLTACTGHVENRNKTCSYDYLLHPAISISKIIGGCGPTAE; from the coding sequence ATGAACAAGTTTATTAAAATGGCACTGGTTGGTGCGGCGCTGGCAACGCTGACAGCGTGTACAGGTCACGTTGAAAACCGTAATAAGACCTGCTCTTATGACTACCTGCTGCACCCGGCCATTTCCATCTCCAAAATTATTGGCGGTTGCGGCCCGACCGCAGAGTAA
- a CDS encoding aspartate aminotransferase family protein encodes MATEQTAVTRATFDEVILPVYAPADFIPVKGKGSRVWDQQGKDYIDFAGGIAVTALGHCHPALVDALKTQGETLWHTSNVFTNEPALRLGRKIIDATFAERVLFMNSGTEANETAFKLARHYACVRHSPFKTKIIAFHNAFHGRSLFTVSVGGQPKYSDGFGPKPADIVHVPFNDLHAVKAVMDDHTCAVVVEPVQGEGGVLAATPEFLQGLRELCNQHQALLVFDEVQSGMGRTGDLFAYMHYGVTPDILTSAKALGGGFPVSAVLTTQDIASAFHVGSHGSTYGGNPLACAVAEAAFDIINTADVLNGVVAKRQRFVQHLQDIDAHYDVFSDIRGMGLLIGAELKPQFKGRARDFLYAAADAGVMVLNAGPDVMRFAPSLVVDDADIDEGMARFAQAVAKVLGL; translated from the coding sequence ATGGCAACTGAACAAACGGCAGTAACTCGCGCAACTTTCGATGAAGTCATTCTGCCAGTTTATGCACCGGCAGATTTTATTCCGGTGAAAGGTAAGGGCAGTCGGGTCTGGGATCAGCAAGGTAAAGATTACATTGATTTCGCCGGGGGGATTGCCGTAACCGCGCTGGGGCACTGCCATCCGGCGCTGGTGGATGCGCTGAAAACCCAGGGGGAAACGCTCTGGCATACCAGCAATGTTTTCACCAACGAACCGGCGCTGCGCCTGGGCCGAAAGATCATTGATGCCACGTTTGCCGAGCGCGTGCTATTTATGAACTCCGGTACCGAAGCGAACGAAACGGCCTTTAAGCTGGCGCGTCATTACGCCTGCGTGCGTCACAGCCCATTCAAAACAAAAATCATTGCCTTCCATAACGCCTTCCATGGTCGCTCGTTGTTTACTGTAAGCGTGGGCGGTCAGCCAAAGTATTCGGACGGCTTTGGACCCAAACCGGCGGATATTGTACACGTGCCATTCAACGACCTGCATGCAGTGAAAGCGGTGATGGATGACCATACCTGCGCGGTGGTGGTTGAACCGGTGCAGGGAGAAGGCGGTGTGCTTGCCGCCACGCCGGAATTCCTGCAAGGATTGCGCGAACTCTGCAATCAGCATCAGGCGCTGCTGGTGTTTGATGAAGTACAAAGCGGGATGGGGCGTACTGGCGATCTCTTTGCCTATATGCACTATGGCGTAACGCCGGACATTCTCACCAGTGCCAAAGCGCTGGGCGGGGGCTTCCCGGTTAGTGCCGTGCTGACCACGCAGGACATTGCCTCGGCGTTTCACGTCGGTTCACATGGCTCCACGTATGGCGGTAATCCGCTGGCCTGTGCGGTGGCAGAGGCGGCATTTGATATTATCAATACGGCGGACGTACTGAACGGTGTTGTGGCGAAGCGGCAAAGATTCGTCCAGCATTTACAGGATATCGATGCACATTATGACGTGTTCAGCGATATTCGCGGTATGGGCCTGCTGATTGGTGCAGAGTTGAAGCCGCAGTTTAAAGGTCGGGCGCGTGATTTCCTCTATGCCGCAGCCGATGCGGGCGTAATGGTTCTTAACGCTGGACCGGATGTGATGCGTTTCGCTCCGTCGCTGGTGGTGGATGACGCGGATATCGATGAAGGGATGGCGCGTTTTGCCCAGGCGGTGGCGAAGGTCTTAGGTTTGTAG
- the cysG gene encoding siroheme synthase CysG, translating into MDHLPIFCQLRDRDCLIVGGGDVAERKARLLLEAGARLTVNALAFIPQFTVWANEGMLTLAEGPFDEALLDNCWLAIAATDDDAVNQRVSDAAEARRIFCNVVDAPKAASFIMPSIIDRSPLMVAVSSGGTSPVLARLLREKLESLLPQHLGQVARYAGQLRSRVKQQFVTMSERRRFWEKFFVNDRLAQSLANADQKAVEEVTTQMLSEPLDHRGEVVLVGAGPGDAGLLTLKGLQQIQQADVVVYDRLVSDDIMNLVRRDADRVFVGKRAGYHCVPQEEINQILLREAQKGKRVVRLKGGDPFIFGRGGEELETLCHAGIPFSVVPGITAASGCSAYSGIPLTHRDYAQSVRLVTGHLKTGGELDWENLAAEKQTLVFYMGLNQAATIQQKLIEFGMQADMPVALVENGTAVKQRVVKGELSQLGELATQVESPALIIVGRVVALREKLNWFSNH; encoded by the coding sequence GTGGATCATTTGCCTATATTTTGTCAACTTCGCGATCGCGACTGTTTGATTGTCGGCGGGGGGGATGTCGCAGAGCGTAAAGCGCGACTGCTGCTGGAAGCCGGTGCTCGTTTAACGGTCAATGCGCTGGCGTTTATTCCGCAGTTTACGGTATGGGCAAATGAAGGCATGCTGACGCTGGCAGAAGGGCCGTTTGATGAGGCCCTCCTCGACAACTGCTGGCTGGCCATTGCTGCTACTGACGACGACGCGGTTAACCAACGCGTCAGCGATGCCGCAGAAGCACGTCGCATCTTCTGTAACGTCGTTGATGCGCCAAAAGCCGCGAGCTTCATCATGCCATCGATTATTGACCGCTCGCCGTTAATGGTGGCGGTTTCCTCCGGCGGCACCTCACCGGTGCTCGCCCGTCTGCTGCGAGAAAAGCTCGAATCTCTGCTGCCCCAACATCTCGGACAAGTCGCACGTTACGCCGGGCAATTACGCTCCCGCGTGAAGCAACAGTTTGTGACCATGAGTGAGCGCCGCCGCTTCTGGGAGAAATTCTTCGTCAATGACCGCCTGGCGCAGTCTCTGGCGAACGCTGATCAGAAAGCCGTTGAGGAAGTCACCACTCAGATGCTCAGTGAACCGTTGGATCATCGCGGTGAAGTGGTGCTGGTTGGCGCAGGGCCTGGCGACGCCGGACTCCTGACGCTGAAAGGGCTACAGCAGATCCAACAGGCTGACGTCGTGGTTTACGACCGCCTGGTGTCAGACGACATTATGAATCTTGTGCGTCGTGATGCGGACCGCGTATTTGTTGGCAAACGCGCGGGCTATCACTGCGTGCCGCAAGAAGAAATTAACCAGATCCTGCTGCGCGAAGCGCAAAAAGGTAAACGCGTGGTGCGTCTGAAAGGCGGCGACCCGTTTATCTTTGGTCGCGGCGGTGAAGAGCTGGAAACCTTGTGCCACGCAGGTATTCCTTTCTCCGTCGTGCCGGGGATTACCGCTGCGTCCGGCTGCTCCGCCTACTCCGGTATTCCGCTCACCCATCGCGACTACGCGCAAAGCGTGCGCCTGGTCACCGGGCACCTGAAAACCGGTGGCGAGTTAGACTGGGAAAACCTGGCGGCAGAAAAACAAACTCTGGTGTTCTATATGGGGTTGAACCAGGCCGCTACCATCCAGCAAAAGCTGATTGAATTTGGTATGCAGGCCGATATGCCAGTCGCGCTGGTAGAAAACGGCACCGCGGTAAAACAGCGGGTTGTGAAAGGTGAACTCTCACAATTAGGCGAACTGGCGACGCAGGTGGAAAGCCCGGCGCTAATCATTGTAGGCCGCGTGGTAGCCTTACGTGAAAAACTAAACTGGTTCTCCAATCATTAA
- a CDS encoding putative adenosine monophosphate-protein transferase Fic, with product MSDKIGDDRDPYLYPGLNVMRNRLGIRQLERLTQAAWELTALRAATIELGPLKRGLPHLCAIHRQLYQDVFDWAGRLREVDIYQGDTPFCHFAYIEKEGNALMQDLEEEEYLVGLPKPQFVDRLAHYYCEINMLHPFRLGSGMAQRIFFEQLALHAGYLLNWRDILVDDWNRANQEGAMGDLSALQAIFRKGVSEAEETE from the coding sequence ATGAGCGATAAAATTGGCGACGATCGCGATCCGTATTTGTACCCGGGGTTAAACGTTATGCGTAACCGATTGGGCATTCGCCAGTTGGAGCGCCTGACGCAGGCTGCCTGGGAACTGACGGCACTGCGTGCGGCAACCATTGAACTTGGCCCACTAAAGCGGGGATTACCCCACCTGTGTGCTATCCACCGTCAACTTTACCAGGACGTCTTTGACTGGGCGGGGCGACTGCGTGAAGTGGATATTTATCAGGGAGATACGCCATTCTGCCACTTCGCTTATATCGAAAAAGAGGGCAACGCTCTGATGCAGGATTTGGAAGAAGAGGAGTATCTGGTTGGCTTGCCGAAGCCTCAGTTTGTCGATCGCCTTGCGCACTACTACTGTGAAATTAATATGCTGCACCCGTTTCGCCTCGGCAGTGGAATGGCGCAGCGGATCTTTTTCGAACAGTTGGCGCTCCACGCTGGTTATCTCCTGAACTGGCGCGATATCCTCGTAGATGACTGGAACCGGGCGAATCAGGAAGGGGCGATGGGGGATCTGAGTGCATTACAGGCGATATTTCGTAAAGGGGTAAGCGAAGCCGAGGAAACTGAGTAG
- the nirD gene encoding nitrite reductase small subunit NirD, whose amino-acid sequence MSQWKDICKIDDILPGTGVCALLGEDQVAIFRPYHSDQVFAISNIDPFFESSVLSRGLIAEHQGDLWVASPLKKQRFRLSDGLCMEDESHSVAHYEARVKDGIVQLHG is encoded by the coding sequence ATGAGCCAGTGGAAAGACATCTGCAAAATTGATGACATCCTGCCTGGAACCGGCGTCTGCGCGCTGTTAGGTGAGGATCAGGTCGCTATCTTCCGTCCGTATCATAGCGACCAGGTGTTTGCGATCAGCAACATCGACCCGTTCTTTGAATCCAGCGTGCTGTCCCGTGGGCTGATTGCTGAACATCAGGGCGACCTGTGGGTTGCCAGTCCGCTGAAAAAGCAGCGCTTCCGCCTGAGCGACGGCCTGTGCATGGAAGATGAAAGCCATTCCGTGGCGCACTACGAAGCTCGCGTAAAGGACGGCATCGTTCAACTGCACGGGTAA
- the ppiA gene encoding peptidylprolyl isomerase A: MLKSTLAAVAAVFALSAISPAALAAKGDPHILLTTSAGNIELELNSQKAPVSVKNFVDYVNSGFYNNTTFHRVIPGFMVQGGGFTEQMQQKKPNPPIKNEADNGLRNTRGTIAMARTADKDSATSQFFINVADNAFLDHGQRDFGYAVFGKVVKGMDVADKISQVPTKDVGPYQNVPSKPVVILSAKVLP; the protein is encoded by the coding sequence ATGCTCAAATCGACTCTGGCGGCAGTCGCAGCTGTTTTCGCCCTTTCTGCTATCTCTCCCGCAGCGCTGGCAGCTAAAGGGGATCCGCACATTCTGCTGACCACCTCTGCGGGTAATATTGAACTGGAACTAAATAGCCAAAAAGCGCCCGTTTCGGTGAAAAACTTTGTCGATTACGTGAACAGTGGGTTCTACAACAACACGACGTTTCACCGTGTGATTCCGGGCTTTATGGTTCAGGGTGGCGGCTTCACCGAGCAGATGCAGCAGAAGAAACCGAATCCGCCAATTAAAAACGAAGCGGATAACGGTCTGCGCAACACGCGCGGCACCATCGCGATGGCCCGCACAGCGGACAAAGACAGTGCGACCAGCCAGTTCTTTATCAACGTGGCTGATAATGCGTTCCTCGATCACGGTCAGCGCGACTTCGGGTACGCCGTATTTGGTAAAGTTGTGAAAGGCATGGACGTTGCCGATAAAATCTCTCAGGTTCCGACAAAAGACGTTGGACCTTACCAGAATGTTCCTTCAAAACCGGTAGTTATCCTTTCCGCTAAAGTTCTGCCCTAA
- the tsgA gene encoding MFS transporter TsgA, with translation MTNSNRIKLTWISFLSYALTGALVIVTGMVMGNIAEYFQLPVSSMSNTFTFLNAGILISIFLNAWLMEIVPLKTQLRFGFILMVLAVAGLMFSHSLALFSAAMFVLGLVSGITMSIGTFLVTQMYEGRQRGSRLLFTDSFFSMAGMIFPMIAAFLLARSIEWYWVYACIGLVYFAIFLLTFGCEFPALGKHAQSTDAPVVKEKWGIGVLFLSVAALCYILGQLGFISWVPEYAKGLGMSLNDAGTLVSNFWMSYMFGMWAFSFILRFFDLQRILTVLAGLASVLMYLFITGTPDHMPWFILALGFFSSAIYTTIITLGSQQTKVASPKLVNFVLTCGTIGTMLTFVVTGPIVAHSGPQAALLTANGLYAVVFVMCFILGFVTRHRQHEVPAAQ, from the coding sequence ATGACTAACAGCAATCGCATCAAGCTCACATGGATCAGCTTTCTCTCCTACGCACTTACCGGTGCGCTGGTAATCGTCACCGGGATGGTGATGGGAAACATCGCAGAATACTTTCAGTTGCCCGTTTCCAGTATGAGTAACACATTTACCTTCCTGAACGCCGGGATTTTGATCTCTATTTTCCTTAACGCCTGGCTGATGGAAATCGTCCCACTGAAAACCCAACTACGCTTTGGCTTTATCCTGATGGTGCTGGCGGTAGCCGGCCTGATGTTCAGCCATAGCCTGGCGCTCTTTTCCGCCGCAATGTTTGTGCTGGGGCTGGTCAGTGGGATCACCATGTCGATTGGTACCTTTCTGGTGACGCAGATGTATGAGGGACGCCAGCGCGGCTCGCGCCTGCTGTTTACCGACTCCTTCTTCAGCATGGCCGGAATGATCTTCCCGATGATCGCCGCATTCCTGCTGGCGCGCAGCATCGAATGGTACTGGGTCTATGCCTGCATTGGACTGGTCTATTTCGCCATTTTCCTGCTGACCTTTGGCTGTGAATTTCCGGCACTGGGCAAACATGCGCAGTCAACCGATGCGCCAGTGGTAAAAGAAAAATGGGGTATCGGCGTACTGTTCCTGTCCGTTGCTGCGCTGTGTTACATCCTGGGTCAACTGGGCTTTATCTCCTGGGTACCGGAGTACGCAAAGGGTCTGGGCATGAGTCTGAACGATGCCGGAACGCTGGTAAGCAATTTCTGGATGTCGTACATGTTCGGCATGTGGGCGTTTAGCTTCATTCTGCGTTTCTTTGATTTGCAACGAATTCTGACCGTACTGGCAGGTCTGGCAAGCGTTCTCATGTACCTGTTCATCACCGGCACGCCCGATCATATGCCATGGTTTATTCTGGCGCTGGGCTTCTTCTCCAGCGCCATCTATACCACCATTATCACCCTGGGTTCCCAGCAGACCAAAGTGGCCTCACCAAAACTGGTTAACTTTGTGCTGACCTGCGGCACCATCGGCACCATGCTGACCTTCGTGGTGACCGGCCCTATCGTCGCGCACAGCGGCCCGCAGGCGGCGCTGCTTACCGCGAACGGTCTGTATGCTGTCGTTTTCGTGATGTGCTTTATCCTTGGTTTTGTCACCCGTCATCGCCAGCATGAGGTGCCAGCGGCACAGTAA
- the nirB gene encoding NADPH-nitrite reductase large subunit, with amino-acid sequence MSKVRLAIIGNGMVGHRFIEDLLDKSDAANFDITVFCEEPRKAYDRVHLSSYFSHHTAEELSLVREGFYEKHGVKVLVGERAITINRQEKVIHSSAGRTVYYDKLIMATGSYPWIPPIKGSETQDCFVYRTIEDLNAIESCARRSKRGAVVGGGLLGLEAAGALKNLGVETHVIEFAPMLMAEQLDQMGGEQLRRKIESMGVRVHTSKNTKEIVQQGTEARKTMRFADGSELEVDFIVFSTGIRPRDKLATQCGLDVAPRGGIVINDACQTSDPDIYAIGECASWNNRVYGLVAPGYKMAQVAVDHILENENAFEGADLSAKLKLLGVDVGGIGDAHGRTPGARSYVYLDESKEVYKRLIVSEDNKTLLGAVLVGDTSDFGNLQQLVLNAIELPENPDALILPAHAGSGKPSIGVDKLPDSAQICSCFDVTKGMLVAAINKGCHTVAALKAETKAGTGCGGCIPLVTQVLNAELAKQGIEVNNNLCEHFAYSRQELFHLIRVEGIKTFEELLAKHGKGYGCEVCKPTVGSLLASCWNEYILKPQHTLLQDTNDNFLANIQKDGTYSVIPRSAGGEITPEGLVAVGRIAREFNLYTKITGSQRIGLFGAQKDDLPEIWRQLIEAGFETGHAYAKALRMAKTCVGSTWCRYGVGDSVGFGVELENRYKGIRTPHKMKFGVSGCTRECAEAQGKDVGIIATEKGWNLYVCGNGGMKPRHADLLAADIDRETLLKYLDRFMMFYIRTADKLTRTAPWLDNLEGGIEYLRSVIIDDKLGLNDHLEEEMARLREAVICEWTETVNTPSAQVRFRHFINSDKRDPNVQVVPEREQHRPATPYERIPVTLVEENA; translated from the coding sequence ATGAGCAAAGTCAGACTCGCTATTATCGGTAATGGTATGGTCGGCCATCGCTTTATTGAGGACCTGCTTGATAAATCCGACGCTGCCAATTTTGACATTACCGTCTTTTGTGAAGAACCCCGTAAGGCATACGATCGTGTTCACCTGTCATCCTACTTCTCACACCATACCGCTGAAGAACTCTCTTTAGTGCGTGAAGGTTTTTACGAGAAGCATGGCGTTAAGGTACTGGTCGGCGAACGCGCTATTACCATTAACCGTCAGGAAAAGGTGATTCACTCCAGCGCAGGTCGTACGGTTTACTACGACAAACTGATCATGGCGACCGGTTCCTATCCGTGGATCCCACCCATTAAAGGTTCTGAAACCCAGGACTGCTTTGTTTACCGCACCATTGAAGACCTCAACGCCATCGAGTCCTGCGCGCGTCGCAGCAAACGTGGCGCGGTTGTTGGCGGCGGTCTGTTAGGGCTGGAAGCTGCTGGCGCGCTGAAAAACCTTGGTGTTGAAACGCACGTCATTGAATTCGCCCCGATGCTGATGGCAGAACAGCTGGATCAGATGGGCGGCGAGCAGTTGCGTCGCAAAATTGAAAGCATGGGCGTGCGCGTGCATACCAGCAAGAACACCAAAGAGATCGTTCAGCAGGGCACCGAAGCGCGTAAAACCATGCGTTTTGCCGACGGCAGCGAACTGGAAGTTGACTTCATCGTCTTCTCTACCGGCATTCGCCCACGTGACAAACTGGCTACCCAGTGCGGTCTGGACGTTGCTCCGCGCGGCGGGATCGTGATTAACGACGCTTGCCAGACCTCTGACCCGGATATCTACGCCATCGGGGAATGCGCGAGCTGGAACAACCGTGTTTACGGCCTGGTCGCACCGGGCTACAAAATGGCGCAGGTCGCCGTTGACCATATCCTTGAAAATGAAAATGCCTTTGAAGGCGCGGATCTGAGCGCCAAGCTGAAGCTGCTGGGCGTTGACGTCGGCGGGATCGGCGACGCGCATGGTCGTACACCGGGCGCGCGCAGCTACGTTTACCTCGACGAAAGCAAAGAAGTCTACAAGCGCCTGATCGTGAGTGAAGATAACAAAACGCTGCTCGGGGCGGTGTTGGTCGGGGATACCAGCGATTTCGGCAACCTGCAGCAACTGGTGCTGAACGCCATCGAGCTGCCGGAAAACCCGGACGCCCTGATCCTGCCTGCTCACGCTGGCAGCGGTAAACCGTCTATCGGCGTAGATAAGCTGCCGGACAGTGCGCAGATCTGCTCCTGCTTCGACGTCACCAAAGGTATGCTGGTTGCCGCAATCAACAAAGGCTGCCACACCGTTGCCGCACTAAAAGCCGAAACCAAAGCCGGTACCGGCTGCGGCGGCTGTATTCCGCTGGTCACCCAGGTGCTGAACGCTGAACTGGCGAAACAGGGCATCGAGGTGAACAACAACCTGTGCGAGCACTTCGCATATTCGCGTCAGGAACTGTTCCATCTTATCCGCGTGGAAGGCATTAAAACCTTCGAAGAACTGCTGGCGAAGCACGGTAAAGGCTACGGTTGTGAAGTCTGTAAACCGACCGTCGGTTCCCTGCTGGCCTCCTGCTGGAATGAATACATCCTCAAGCCGCAGCACACACTGCTACAGGATACCAACGATAACTTCCTCGCGAACATCCAGAAGGACGGGACTTACTCCGTTATTCCACGTTCTGCCGGGGGTGAAATCACCCCGGAAGGGCTGGTGGCGGTAGGACGCATCGCCCGTGAATTTAACCTGTACACCAAAATCACCGGTTCCCAGCGTATCGGTCTGTTCGGTGCGCAGAAAGACGATCTACCGGAGATCTGGCGGCAGCTGATTGAAGCAGGCTTTGAAACCGGTCATGCGTATGCCAAGGCACTGCGTATGGCGAAAACCTGCGTAGGCAGCACCTGGTGTCGCTACGGCGTGGGTGACAGCGTAGGCTTCGGCGTTGAGCTGGAAAACCGATACAAAGGTATTCGCACCCCGCACAAAATGAAGTTCGGCGTCTCTGGTTGTACCCGCGAGTGTGCTGAAGCCCAGGGCAAAGATGTGGGGATTATCGCCACCGAAAAAGGCTGGAATCTGTACGTGTGCGGTAACGGCGGGATGAAACCACGCCATGCAGATTTGCTGGCGGCAGATATCGACCGTGAAACGCTGCTCAAGTATCTCGACCGCTTTATGATGTTCTACATCCGCACGGCAGACAAACTGACCCGTACCGCCCCCTGGTTAGATAACCTGGAAGGGGGTATTGAGTATCTGAGATCCGTCATCATCGACGACAAGCTGGGTCTGAACGACCATCTGGAAGAAGAGATGGCGCGTCTACGTGAAGCGGTGATCTGTGAGTGGACAGAAACCGTCAACACACCGTCTGCGCAGGTTCGCTTCAGGCACTTCATCAACAGCGACAAACGCGATCCAAACGTTCAGGTCGTACCTGAACGCGAACAGCATCGCCCGGCTACGCCGTACGAACGCATCCCGGTCACTCTGGTGGAGGAAAACGCATGA